CTCCTCCAGGTCGCGCTTTTGCCAGAAGGTCTCGGCGGGGAGGGACACGGCCTTCTGAAGCTGGGCAACGGCCCCGGCGCGGTTCTTCTGGAGCAGCAGGGCGTTGGCGTACTCGATGCGGTGGACGGCGACCTCGGGTTCGAGGGCGATGGCCTTCTCGAAGTTAGGCGTGATCTGGTTCTTGCTCGCGCCCGTCGCGCCCGTCGCCACGAAGCCCTTGCTCACGAGGTTGGCGTTCCACAGGCCGAGCGCCACGTAAGCCCCCGCCATATTGGGACTTAGCCGGATGGCCTGGTCGAGGTTCTTCTTCATCTCGGTCGCCAGCCCGAGGCTCCGCAGGATGCCGCTGTACTGGGCGAGGCGGCCCTGGGCGCGCGCCAGCTCGAAGTAGGCGTCGGCGTTGTTCTTGTCGAGCGAGATGGCCTGCCGGGCGTACCCCTGTGCCCGCTCGAACAGGCCCTTCTTGGCGTTGTCCGGGCTGAGGGCCGCCCCGGCGGTGGTGGCCTCGGCGGCGAGGGCGAGGCCCGCACTCGTGTTCAGCGCGGCGGCGGCGGCGGCGGCCTCCTGCCATTTGCCCTCGTCGTAGAGGGCCTGGGCTGCCCCCTGGCTCTGGGCACCCGCCGTCACGAGGGCGGCGAGGGCGAGGGTGACGAGGACGGGATGAACGGGGAATCGACGCATGGGGCCTCCTGGTGGGTCTGCGTGGGAAGTGTGAGAACTGAGGCGGAGTATACACGGGGCCACCCGCGACGGCTGATCCGGGCGTCAGGCGCGCGTCTCCTCCGCTTTGTTGAACCGGGTGCAAGTGGAAGGCGCAGGATGGTAGCCTCGTCCCACCGTGACTTCCCCGGCATCCGGCACTGACTGGAAGGGCATCCTCGCCGACCTGCGGGCGCACCTGCCGGCCCGGCCCGGCGGGGGGCGCGAGGTGCGCGGCAGCCTGCGCTGGCTGGAGGCCGAGATGCGCGCGAGGGGGGCGCGGGGGTCGAGCGTGCGCGACATCGTGTACCGCGACGTGGGCACGCCCGGCGACAAGGCCGCGCTGCGGGCCATCCTTGAGGACCTTGCGCGGGAGGTGGGGCGGCCCCTCGTCCCCCCGCCCGCGCCCGACCCGCCCGCCGACGAGTCGGAGTTGCTGGGCCGGGCCAAGCGGCGGGCGTACCGTCAATTCCTCGCGGGCGTACGCGCGGGCCGCGCCCCCCGCCTTATCGTGACGGGCCGCGCGGGGGCGGGCAAGACGATCCTGCTCGACCATCTGGAGCGGGCGCTGGCGGGAGGGGAGGGGCGACGGGTGACGCGCCTCAACCTGCGGGGGGAGCAGGGCAACGGA
The window above is part of the Deinococcus sp. YIM 134068 genome. Proteins encoded here:
- a CDS encoding tetratricopeptide repeat protein codes for the protein MRRFPVHPVLVTLALAALVTAGAQSQGAAQALYDEGKWQEAAAAAAALNTSAGLALAAEATTAGAALSPDNAKKGLFERAQGYARQAISLDKNNADAYFELARAQGRLAQYSGILRSLGLATEMKKNLDQAIRLSPNMAGAYVALGLWNANLVSKGFVATGATGASKNQITPNFEKAIALEPEVAVHRIEYANALLLQKNRAGAVAQLQKAVSLPAETFWQKRDLEEARGRLAGLQ